The Drechmeria coniospora strain ARSEF 6962 chromosome 02, whole genome shotgun sequence genome has a segment encoding these proteins:
- a CDS encoding Cytidine deaminase, translated as MTPPEAQSSSSDVAVSSTCGKINISPEEFHELRASASAAKATAHCPYSRFRVGAAVLVANGSVVAGANVENASYPVGLCAERVALSKAVTDGTWSASSSTSAFRAIAVSTDISPPASPCGMCRQFIREFCPLSMPVIMFDKNDEYVVLTLEELLPMSFGPDQLPPAGAPGAP; from the exons ATGACGCCCCCGGAAGCTCAGTCCAGCTcgtccgacgtcgccgtctcaTCGACCTGCGGCAAGATCAACATCTCACCAGAGGAATTCCACGAGCTGCGCGCAAGCGCATCAGCGGCCAAGGCAACGGCTCACTGCCCCTACAGCCGGTtccgcgtcggcgccgccgtcctcgtcgccaatGGCAGTGTCGTTGCCGGAGCCAACGTCGAGAATGCGAGCTACCCGGTTGGGTTGTGCGCTGAGCGTGTCGCGCTCTCCAAAGCCGTTACCGATGGCACCTGGtccgcctcttcctcgacatCGGCTTTtcgcgccatcgccgtctcTACCGACATCAGCCCCCCGGCGAGCCCGTGTGGCATGTGCAGACAGTT CATCCGCGAGTTTTGCCCCTTGAGCATGCCTGTCATCATGTTTGACAAGAACGACGAGTACGTGGTGCTCACACTTGAAGAG CTGCTACCTATGTCGTTTGGACCAGACCAACTGCCTCCAGCGGGTGCCCCGGGAGCTCCGTAG
- a CDS encoding MAP kinase kinase kinase Czk3 — MADSSPRTVRFSAGDDDHPSNPDRRQSVIDEADKGKSNVDADADADAEDSSPGSDSDPQSMGRHDELGGLDRYDDPTEAINGTSPKSQWNAAGEEATAAFANGSRPQRPLGPARTPSNTYNPATSRKPTMQPSTATPFVEAPQSSKSRRGQSDSRFRAQERAYIQKLRQDYSAEYFSSYQGMNGNDSDSEGETPVSEGPYDDRLDQETIMFYGNDELQPTDEDAKDPEKRERLEWHGMLEAVLTGDVVRQEKKRLIGSADQQSGKTAHKSELWLGVRAETCGRRLPVQRRMVEEARATLDRTLEEIINFEVKGESEVGKPPHEQVKDVVKRIEGCESLYPSWSSLAAEHKLAASPAFHEAYDAIFSWHNTNEMINTELAILKKWVGNDELDFARTKQRSPAVDGITADETSFLDRLMKEDGLQSLYNDDERSTQKGMLWPISSIISKVKRTLIQNSAPFQKRHLPPYLEELLTLISFPSRLIEEITKTRLAYARRVKETAQQNLLMQDQMISQFQLLLKFAIRIKLEYLAIEKPEPGWELPPCIDESFDQVVLEALKYYFKMLNWKLSGNKNTFKEAELLFQEWDFANHIGGHLLGGHIEVAEQFSSLTFKALNRLSQTFEKELQVKPRESAAEMSKRYKACLDSVRVRQRMLQRFSRMLSDNYEHASDFSIPPVPDAMQTFCDHLIASGHFRLETGMFEKQGIHIIASSQMHGRLRDIQSMLTVTSTERFPDDYADRYLLILRPERSFSWFGEVVPVRLRPQGMDLKLGQVRLCASSSETLPGARRAFIDAVDMHVDLLQESRSNIQKVNTRQLEIRRVAYKLSNTFMDSVEVIRKQTQGRDCQELIQTCFVFATEFGQRSLLYMDSNRRQMNNFKLTKLALDWVSFICDDCIASDRKTFRWAVLALEFATGMTRGRHILALGEEEYERLRTKVSGCMSLLISHFDIMGAKSNLAAQAEKERLEQLVGQFRKLDKNRMLSDEEASRCITEQRVGQLDKVDEYRKEKEGERRSLGRVLETNNEADRSLAYLSSSATSVTMRWQQGHFVGGGTFGNVYSAMNLDIGQLMAVKEIRLQDPKLIPQIAEKIREEMGVLEVLDHPNIVSYHGIEVHRDRVYIFMEFCSGGSLANLLEHGRIEDEQVIIFYALQLLEGLVYLHERGIAHRDIKPENILLNQNGIIKYVDFGAAKVIARQGRTLAADLHATKPNKSMTGTPMYMSPEVIKGENPGRAGSVDIWSLGCVILEMATGRRPWANLDNEWAIMYNIAQGNPPQMPTSDQLGPEGVDFLKQCFCRDPKERPSAIELLQHEWVLAIRNQVVDPTTPSESGASVLSTPMLTSSSRGSAGQDGSS, encoded by the exons ATGGCAGACTCGTCACCGCGGACCGTCCGAttctcggccggcgacgacgaccaccCATCGAATCCGGATCGCCGGCAATCCGTCATCGATGAAGCCGACAAGGGCAAGAgcaacgtcgacgccgacgccgacgccgacgccgaggactcCTCCCCCGGCTCCGACAGCGACCCTCAGTCGATGGGGCGGCACGAtgagctcggcggcctcgacagGTACGACGACCCCACCGAGGCCATCAACGGCACCTCCCCCAAGAGCCAATGGAAcgctgccggcgaggaagcgacggcggctttCGCCAACGGGAGCCGGCCCCAGAGGCCCCTGGGCCCGGCCAGGACGCCCTCCAACACATACAATCCGGCGACGTCTCGGAAGCCCACCatgcagccgtcgacggcgacgcccttTGTCGAGGCTCCCCAGTCGTCGAAGTCGCGACGAGGGCAGAGCGATAGCCGATTCCGCGCCCAGGAAAGGGCCTACATCCAAAAGCTCCGCCAGGACTACTCGGCCGAGTATTTCTCGTCCTATCAAGGCATGAACGGCAACGACTCCGACTCCGAGGGCGAGACCCCCGTATCCGAGGGTCCGTACGACGATCGCCTGGATCAGGAGACCATCATGTTCTACGGCAACGACGAACTTCagccgacggacgaggacgccaagGACCCCGAGAAACGCGAGCGGCTCGAGTGGCACGGCATGCTCGAAGCCGTCCTCACCGGCGACGTCGTTCGGCAGGAGAAGAAGCGGCTCATAGGCTCCGCCGACCAGCAGTCGGGCAAGACGGCCCACAAGTCGGAGCTCTGGCTCGGCGTCAGGGCCGAGACCTGCGGCAGGCGCCTGCCCGTGCAGCGCCGCAtggtcgaggaggcgcgCGCGACCCTCGACCGGACGCTCGAGGAGATCATCAACTTCGAGGTCAAGGGCGAGAGCGAGGTGGGAAAGCCGCCGCACGAGCAGGTCAAGGACGTCGTCAAGCGGATTGAGGGGTGCGAGAGCCTGTATCCCTCGTGGtcctccctcgccgccgagcacaagctcgccgcctcgcccgccttcCACGAGGCGTACGACGCCATCTTCTCCTGGCACAACACCAACGAGATGATCAACACGGAGCTCGCCATTCTCAAAAAGTGggtcggcaacgacgagctcgacttTGCCCGTACCAAGCAGAggtcgccggccgtcgacggcatcaccgccgacgagaccTCCTTCCTCGACAGGCTGATGAAGGAGGACGGTCTCCAGTCGCTctacaacgacgacgagcgctCCACCCAGAAGGGGATGCTGTGGCCCATCTCCTCCATCATCAGCAAGGTCAAGAGGACGCTCATCCAGAACTCGGCGCCTTTTCAGAAGCGGCACCTTCCACCCTACCTCGAGGAGCTCCTGACCCTCATCAGCTTCCCCTCACGCCTCATCGAGGAGATTACCAAGACGCGCCTCGCCTACGCCAGGCGGGTCAAGGAGACGGCCCAGCAGAACCTGCTGATGCAGGACCAGATGATCTCGCAGTTTCAGCTGCTCCTCAAGTTCGCCATCCGAATCAAGCTGGAGTACCTGGCCATCGAGAAACCCGAACCGGGCTGGGAGCTGCCGCCCTGCATCGACGAATCCTTCGACCAGGTCGTCCTCGAAGCTCTCAAGTATTACTTCAAGATGTTGAACTGGAAGTTGAGCGGCAACAAGAACACGttcaaggaggccgagctgCTCTTCCAGGAGTGGGACTTTGCCAACCACATCGGcggccatctcctcggcggccataTCGAAGTGGCCGAGCAGTTCAGCTCGCTGACCTTCAAGGCCCTGAACCGGCTGAGCCAGACGTTCGAGAAGGAGCTGCAGGTGAAGCCGAGGGAGAGCGCGGCCGAGATGAGCAAGCGGTACAAGGCCTGCTTGGACTCGGTCCGGGTGCGCCAGAGGATGCTGCAGCGGTTCTCGAGGATGCTGAGTGACAACTACGAGCACGCCTCGGATTTCAGCATCCCCCCGGTGCCGGATGCCATGCAGACCTTTTGCGACCACCTGATCGCCTCGGGCCACTTTCGGCTGGAGACGGGCATGTTCGAGAAGCAGGGCATTCACATCATTGCGTCGTCGCAGATGCACGGGAGGCTGCGCGATATACAGTCGATGCTGACCGTCACCTCCACCGAACGCTTCCCGGACGACTACGCGGACCGGTACCTGCTCATCCTGCGTCCCGAACGCTCGTTCAGCTGGTTCGGGGAAGTCGTTCCCGTCCGTCTCCGGCCGCAGGGCATGGACTTGAAGCTCGGCCAGGTCCGGCTctgcgcctcgagctcggagACGCTACCGGGCGCACGGAGGGCCTTtatcgacgccgtcgacatgcACGTCGATCTCTTGCAAGAGTCGAGATCCAACATCCAGAAGGTGAACACGCGGCAGTTGGAAATCCGCAGGGTCGCCTACAAGCTGTCCAACACCTTCATGGACAGCGTCGAGGTGATCCGGAAGCAAACGCAAGGGCGGGACTGCCAGGAGCTCATCCAAACCTGCTTCGTCTTCGCCACCGAGTTCGGCCAGCGGTCCCTGCTGTACATGGACAGCAACAGGCGGCAGATGAACAATTTCAAGCTCACCAAGCTCGCCCTCGACTGGGTGAGCTTCATCTGCGACGACTGCATCGCGTCGGACCGAAAGACGTTTCGCTGGGCCGTCCTGGCCCTCGAGTTCGCCACGGGCATGACGCGGGGAAGGCACattctcgccctcggcgaggaagagtACGAACGGTTGCGGACAAAGGTCAGCGGCTGCATGTCGCTGCTCATCTCCCACTTCGACATCATGGGCGCGAAGTCGAACCTGGCGGCCcaggcggagaaggagaggctcgagcagctcgttGGGCAGTTCAGGAAGCTCGACAAGAACAGAATGCtctccgacgaggaggcctcGCGCTGCATCACCGAGCAGCGGGTGGGGCAGCTCGACAAGGTGGACGAGTATaggaaggagaaggagggtgAACGACGGAGTCTCGGCCGCGTGCTCGAGACCAACAACGAAGCGGACCGCTCGCTCGCCTacctctcgtcctcggccacgagcgTGACGATGCGCTGGCAGCAGGGGCActttgtcggcggcggcacatTCGGCAACGTGTACTCGGCCATGAACCTCGACATCGGTCAGCTGATGGCGGTCAAGGAAATTCGGCTCCAGGATCCGAAGCTCATCCCGCAGATTGCCGAGAAGATACGCGAGGAGATGGGAGTGCTGGAGGTGCTGGACCACCCCAACATCGTGTCGTACCACGGCATCGAAGTGCACCGAGACCGCGTGTACATCTTTATGGAGTTTTGCTCGGGTGGCTCGCTTGCGAACCTGCTGGAGCACGGGCGaatcgaggacgagcaggtcATCATCTTTTACGCTCTGCAGCTTCTCGAGGGACTCGTGTACCTGCACGAGCGGGGGATTGCCCACAGAGACATCAAGCCCGAGA ACATTCTACTCAACCAGAACGGCATCATCAAGTACGTCGACTTTGGCGCCGCCAAGGTCATCGCTCGTCAAGGACGAACGCTGGCGGCGGACCTGCACGCGACCAAGCCCAACAAGTCGATGACGGGGACGCCGATGTACATGTCCCCGGAGGTCATCAAGGGTGAGAACCCAGGACGGGCAGGATCGGTCGACATCTGGTCGCTCGGGTGCGTCATTCTGGAGATGGCGACTGGGCGACGGCCCTGGGCCAACCTGGACAACGAGTGGGCCATCATGTACAACATCGCGCAGGGCAACCCGCCTCAGATGCCGACGTCGGATCAGCTGGGgcccgagggcgtcgactTCCTGAAGCAGTGCTTCTGCCGGGACCCCAAGGAGAGGCCGTCAGCCAtcgagctgctgcagcaCGAATGGGTGCTGGCCATCCGGAACCAGGTGGTGgacccgacgacgccgagcgagaGCGGCGCATCGGTGTTGTCGACGCCTATGTTGACGAGTTCCAGCCGAGGGAGCGCCGGGCAGGACGGGTCTTCGTAG